In Lycium barbarum isolate Lr01 chromosome 9, ASM1917538v2, whole genome shotgun sequence, the DNA window GCATTATGCAGTTAGTGGATCGTTGTTGCATCCATCTAGATCTCTACTGGCTAGAGAAGTAGGCAAACTTATCGTCTTAATTTCAAGGAGTAATACCCAAAGTCAGAACCATATGTGAGCTTGGGAACTTTTATGGAATTCAATATGACTTCAAAGATTGTTTCTGATATCATGAAAATTATACAAGAAATGCATCAGTTTAAGTTACATTTTCGTTTCAAAGAAATATTGCTTATGTGGCGTACATGCAAGATTAGTGCATACTGCAATATCTACTTGGGTTGGCCTTTCTTAATTGCTTTTTTGATTTTTTAGATTCATTTTTGAATTATCTCtgtgtttgttctttcttgtTATTTCTTAAATTTGCTTTCTTCCACACTACTTGAGCTAACTTAATGGTTTGTGCATGTGAATCCACAGGTTAATTCCCCAATAAAAGAAATCCCTCTTCCTTCAGATTGTGCAATCTGTTAAATTTGGGATCTTCGAGCTAACTGGTCCACCTAAGCAATGACTTCTAAGAACTGAAGGGGAAGGGTGACGCTGAAGCTTTTCTGCAGATTCTAAAACTACAAAAATGATGCGAGGGAGATCAGATGGAGCCCAGAAGAAGCGCTTGTTGACTTCTGTAGCTGTTGTTGCAGCCTTTGTTGTTGTCCTGTATTTGTATTTTGGCTCTAAGAACAATGGTGAATCTGCTCTGGAGTACGGCAGCCGATCTTTGAGGAAACTGGGATCTTCATATTTGGGTGGAGATGATGACTCTGATCTCAGCAGCAAGCAAGATGAGAAGTTTGGGCTGGAAGATGGTGAAGATGGCATCGTTCCTAAGAGCTTCCCAGTGAgtattattttcctttcttgtttttctttctagTTTTGTTTCTAGATGTGatgtcacatcactctcatccaactaacCCGTTGGATAAATGGAGGAACAGGAAATACTTGCCGCATTTTGGTTGTTTTGTTTGTTGACTTTTTGACTTTTCTGCtactattttttttcttcttgaaaGGTTTGCGATGATCGTCATTCGGAGTTAATTCCCTGTCTGGACAGGCATCTCATATACCAAATGAGATTGAAGTTGGATCTGACGTTAATGGAGCACTATGAAAGACATTGTCCATTGCCTGAAAGACGTTACAATTGCTTGATTCCTCCTCCAGCTGGATACAAGGTAAATAAGCTATATCAGTACTAAATATAAGTCAAGAGTATGCTCTAACTTCCAATAttgctcttctttttttttcctgaagAGATACATCTTTTTTGCTTTCCCCTTGTGTGCTGTTTTAGGTACCAATTAAGTGGCCAAAAAGTAGAGATGAGGTTTGGAAGGCGAACATACCACATACTCACCTTGCACATGAGAAATCTGACCAAAACTGGATGGTTGAAAAGGGTGAAAAGATAATATTTCCTGGTGGAGGCACTCACTTTCACTATGGAGCTGATAAGTACATTGCTTCAATTGCAAATGTGAGGACTTCTCTCTGAAAATATTGCAGATCTTTCAATAAAAAAAATGCAATATGTAACCAGCGCTATACCTTAATCATGATTGCAGATGCTGAACTTTCCCAACAATAACTTGAACAATGGAGGAAGGGTACGCACGGTTTTTGATGTTGGTTGTGGTGTGGCTAGCTTTGGTGGTTATCTTCTATCATCTGATATCATAACAATGTCATTGGCGCCCAATGATGTGCATCAGAATCAGATCCAATTTGCCTTAGAGAGAGGAATTCCTGCATACCTTGGTGTTCTTGGAACAAAAAGGCTTCCCTATCCAAGCAGATCATTTGAATTTGCTCACTGTTCCCGTTGTAGGATCGATTGGCTTCAAAGAGATGGCATCCTTCTTCTTGAGCTAGATAGGGTGCTTAGACCTGGAGGCTATTTTGCCTACTCATCTCCAGAAGCATATGCACAGGATGAAGAGGATCTCAGAATATGGAGAGAGATGAGCGCACTTGTTGAACGCATGTGCTGGAAAATAGCAGAAAAAAGGAACCAAACTGTGATTTGGGTCAAGCCTCTAAACAATGACTGTTACAATGAAAGACCAGCTGGTACTCAACCACCACTTTGTCGGTCCGATGATGATCCTGATGCTGTTTGGGGTGTGAATATGGAACCATGCATAACACCTTATTCGGATCGTAAGTTTCCTGTCTCTTGCTTATTTTCATTCTTCAGCATAAAAATGGCAGATGGAATTATCTTATACTTGGTTAACTAAGCAAGAGTGACTGAGTACCCGATCTCAAAATTAGATAGAGTTGAGCACAAAAACTAGTAGTCTTTGGAAGGTTTTTTCAAACGGTATAGCATATTAAGAAAATCTGCTAGTGAAAGCACCTAAGCAGTGAATAGTGAGTGTCATAACCAAACAGCTCACTAAGAGCTTGGAATCATGGCTTCATAAGCTGAAATACATCCAGACAACTGGTCCATACCACTTACTTTGCTTTGTTCAAGGTCTTAAGTTTCCGTCTTAACTTGTTGCCTTCATTATCAATTTAGATGATTTACTTTGGCTAATGTGGGGATTTAAACATGTCAGTCATGACTGAAACTATTTAAGATGGTGTTACTTTGTTTTAATATGAGTTATAAGAGATGGAAAGTATAGCCGTTACAAGGATGAGAAATTGGGTCATAGTAAATTGGAGATCTATTTAACTAAATTGGGATAAGGAAGAGTAGCAAATTTTGCAATTTGTAGTGTTTTGATATTGCTTTgggtaattttttaaaaaaagattggGAATCTTTAGCTGTGATCATATCTTTGTTTCAAACGCATACATTTTCTTTCGCCCGGACCCTCTTCCTACATCACTTAAGATTTTCCGAAGCATATTCTGTTTCAGAACATATAATATCACAGTAATGGTCCATGTATGTTGAAGTTGACAAATACTATTTCGATAACGAACCTCCTTATGGTTATAGTTATACACAAGATGGAAAGCTAAAAGCTCATATTCTCGTTTCGACAGGCATCGTTTGATGCAAATTTGCAATAGGTGCTCCTGAAGCTACTTGAAATGATTACTTGGTTTCCGCAGCTGTTCATGTAGGTTGCAAGCAGCTCTGGTTTTCCTTTAGGTGGATAAGAATTAAAGTTAATGTCGTCGTTTTGAATTTTTTGTTGGCCACTAATATTACTATCACTTATGATTGGTCCCAATAGTTTACTGATGTGGTTATGTAAAAGTCAACCAATATCATGTCTGTATCTCCCTGGATTTTTCAACCTTGTAAGTGCATTTTTCTTGCATATATGGTCTGATTATGTCTGGAGCCTTTTATGGAATAGATACATCTAATATTAAAGTTAGTTCTCTTTAGTTTTTCTCAAAAGATTATTTCCTTATTCACGTCATTTTCTGATATCAGATGACCACAAAGTTAGTGGAAGTGGACTTGCTCCTTGGCCAGCTAGGCTAACTACTCCTCCCCCCCGTCTTGCTGATTTTGGGTATTCAAATGAAATGTTTGAGAAGGACATGGTAATCTTCTAGTACTTATATTTCTGCCACTTCACTCCACACATGAGATTAAAGTGCTCAGGTGCAATTGTGAGAAAGAAAAGGGGAAGCTTAATATGTGTCTTGCTTTTCTTGGCTTATAACAGGAGCTTTGGCAGCGAAGGGTTGAACATTACTGGAATCTGTTAAGTCCAAAGATCTCTTCAGACACTCTGAGAAACATCATGGACATGAAGGCCAATTTGGGGTCATTTGCTGGGGCTTTGAAGGACAAAGATGTCTGGGTCATGAATGTTGTACCCAAAGATGGACCTAACACTCTCAAGATTGTATATGACCGTGGTTTAATTGGCACAACTCATGACTGGTACGTGAATAAGTACTTACTTTTGCAGAACTATATAGATTTCTCCAGTCTACTTTGTGCGCATCAATCTTTCACCTAAGAGCACTATCTAGCATCATTTATAAATTGATCAAAGGCATGTCTTCAAGCATCTTTGCATCACAAAATTCTTGCAGAAAGTGACCTTCTGAGATTCTCTTAATATGTCAATTAACTGACAGCAAAGATGGAAAATAAAACCTGTACAAGTATCATTTATCTGAGGTGTTAAAATGCGCATTGCCTTTTTAAGTGCTTATTAAATTTTCTTGGCCGTTGAACTAACTTTAGAATTTACAACCATAAAAAGCATGGAATGGTTTAGAATCTCTGAGAACACGTTtttatgtttttgttttgttttctcatGCTTTGAGCTAATGATGATTAGGGCTGgcaaaatgattaaaaaaaacaAGTAGCCGTCCAATCCGACCCATTAAATATGGGTTGGATAACTGACCATTTAAAAATGgatcaaatatggatattatcCACTAAAAATTGGATATCCagatggataatatggatatccatattatcaatATCCATTTGTCTGCTTGttatttttcatgagttcttgcttcTGGGAGTCTAAGCTTATTTTGGCTTTTAGTTTGTGTTCTCACCTGACTATTCCTGAAACCATGGATATCCATGTTATCCGTCAGTTAACCCATTTTGTATCCGTGTTAAATATGGGCGAGTCTGATATCGACCTGCTCATATCCAATCTGAGACGCTCGTTTGCCACTCCTAATAATGATCATCGGAGATTCGGAAATCTTACTTCCTTTCACATCCTTGGGTGCAGGTGTGAAGCATTTTCAACATATCCTAGGACCTATGATTTGCTCCATGCTTGGAATGTTTTCTCTGACATTGAAAAGAAGGGTTGCAGTGGTGAGGATCTGTTACTCGAGATAGATCGCATAGTAAGGCCTAGCGGTTTTGTTATCTTCCGCGACAAACAACATGTGATTGACTTTGTAAAGAAGTATTTATCTCCATTGCACTGGGAAGCAGTAGCTGATCCAACTACAGATCAAGACCAGGAAGGAGATGAACTTGTTTTTATCATCCAAAAGAAGTTGTGGCTTACAAGTGAAAGCATCAGAGATATAGAGTAAATTAAGTTTGCCACTAAGCACACTTCTTCTTGATTCATTTTCTCCTACCTTTTGGGATTAAGTAAGAACATTACACCTCAAAGGTCTAGGAGATATCAGTTTGATTTTGTAGTATTTATGATATTATTTCTTCCTTTTCCTTATTACTTAATTTCCACTTCTTGTTGTTAGTTGATAAATTCAGAGACTACATATATGCATTTATAGGCTATTCTTAACTTTGGCATTGGTAGAAGTTACTTTTTGCATTACATGAAATTCTTCCTCTGCTGATGGATATAGTCTTATGTGCTAAACATGTTGCTGAAATGTATCATTTAAAAAGTCTCATAGCAAGAATTGGCAAATCTTCGGTTGATGTAAGTAGTAATGCCACTTGACAACTTTTTTTTCCCTTAGTTAAGAGTAATGGAGGTACTTAAATGGAATAGTGGTGATTCATATAGTCAATTCCAATTTGTTTGGGATTGAGTCATTGTTGTTTGTTTGTATAGAGGAACTTCAACTATTAATAAGAGGCTATTTTCAGTTATACTAAATTTGTTGCAAATTCATTCAGACTTAATAGTGTAGCAAACTTCCATTCTGTGTAGGAGTGTTCATTAAAATTAGATGAAGACTTACATAACTTTTCATTTTGGTCACATTAGACATTTCCAAATAAAAATAGCTTTACCTCAAATTTTGCTTCTACCTGCATCCTACTATAATAAATCAGTACATTACTACATTTGAATTCCAAATCAGTTGAGTCAGTTGTATGAACCTTCTTAATTAGTTTGCTCTATCTCCGGGTCTATTTCAATCTAATACTAGATACTTTGTCTTCTAAGTTAAATTGCGACTTTTCTAATACTAAATTTTGttttctaaaaaaatatattGCATGTATCCCAAGAGAGAGATTTTAGTGGGGAGGGTGGAGAAAAAATAATGAAAAAGGAGAAGCAGAAGTCTTAACTATCATTCTTGCATACACACCAAAAAGATTATATGGATGCATTAAAACATAAGACCAATCTTTGAAATGTGATTGAGAGACTACTTGTTAATCAAAAAGAGATATGCTATTGGCTAGCTGCCAATTAATTTTATAGCAAAATTAAGATTCTCTGACCGGATATGTCTAATAGATCCTAGATAAATATTAATCACTTGAATGGCATGTGAATCTTTTCTATCTAGCTTCtaacaaacagtacaaaaggaAGAGTTACTCACACTATCAAAATCTTTGGAATGAAGTTGCTTCAAAATTCTGGTTTAAGTTGTTGGATAATGCCTACTTATGGTAGTTTAAGGCATCTAGTAATGTTCTTTATTCTTTTAAACTTTTCAACTTTTCTTTCTTGCCAACTTTTGACTTATGAGGTATCTCTGGGTGAAACATAGCTTTGCATCTCCATACTCTATTGACGATTTTGTATTCTGGTGTTTTAGTCGCCTTTCAATGGCTTTCTTAACGAGGTACAAATCATTTTCATCATCAATTAGCTCACTAGTCACTATCTAGATAAAAAATTCAAAGATATCAACTTCTATAAGCATTTGAGACTAGAGTAGTTATGCCTCAATTCCAAACTCGTTCAATATATAACAAATTCAAAACATTGGAAGGCCCAAATTCTTGCCTGCATAAAAACAGCACTGATGATAATAACAACACTCACAAAATCAAATCAAAACCCCCACCAATGGCccctctccaaaaaaaaaaaaaatagagaaaagagACAAGGAGGGTCCCTTTGCAATGAATAAACTAATTATGGTTGTCAATTTGCCTATCCATAAATGGGCACACTCATCATACCacataataaaataaattagtaGATATTAATATAAAGAGACCAAGAAGCACATGCAAATGCCCTTTTGCCATCGTCTATCAGGTGAAGCCCCCCCTTAACATCACTAACATGGCTTTAAGATTATTTTTTAGTTGCAGTTGCatgtttcttttcattttttttgctaTATAAACAAGTACAATTTAATATTTAAGTCATGTTGAAATGTCTGCCCTAGCTACAACATCTCTCTCCTTTCCCATCTTCCTCTCACCTTCTTGCTAATCACCTTTGTATATGATAGTATGCATCTTGATTGCTAATTTGCGACTACAGGTAGTAAATAGATGGTTTAGGTCAAACTTGGACAAATTGACATATCATGGCGTCATTGCATGTCATTGCAggaagctaataattgcaaaTATTTGAACGACGATAAATCAGACGACAAAAGAAAACTATAAAAAAAACTTTATTAGTACATGATATGGATTTGATCAATTGACTTACATATGATAATCTGATCAAGACTTGATCAGCGTGAAAGTTTAATTGAGAAAAAGTGGGTTTGATCTAATAAGGTCAATAATCCAATCCATACAACATGATCTAACAACCgttccttttttattttactttttaaaGAAGTGAAAATTAATGTATTTTTCTTAAATTATTAGCTATAATTCTTTCAAATTTGTGTTATTCTTAATCTTCATACTTGAATTCCATATTAACCCACTAGGTTACATTATTTTGGCTCGTTTTTACCTTATAATTTTATGAGTCATTTCGGATTCAATCTACTGGATCAAGTGAACAAATGCATCATAACCCAAACCGTTAATTTGAATAAGTTATTTAAAGATGTGTTGATTTTGTCACCTATAATTGTTTTTTCTTCACGTAAGTTATAGCAAAATACTCCTATTGAATGACGAATCATCCTCTcgcctctttttttcttttttcttttttccttctctTCTAGCATGTTATAAGAGACTTTTCTCCTTGTGTTTTTTCTGTTCCTTTTCTTTTAAACTGCAATTACCAAACTCTGCTTATAGAAGGACTGCTTCTAGCCATGACAGTTGGGTGAGTTGACAAGAATTACATTTCCCCCTCTAGAGCAAAAAATTTCAAAAACATGAGAATTGTTTGAAAAGTCACTTTTATGTTAGAAGGAAATTTAGGAATTATATGAGTACTTTTCCAGAAGAAAATTCAATTAGTGGAAGTGTATAGACTAATATTTAATCCAGAAGAGTAATATGAAGGAGAGACTTAGCGTAACTGGTAAGTGACCAGGAGATCACAGGTTTGAGCGGTGGAAACAACCTCTCATAGAAATGCAGGGTATGATTGCGTACAATAGACCTTGTGGTTCGGCCCTTCCCCGAATCTCATGCGTGGCgaaagcttagtgcaccgggttgTTCTTTaagataaaaaggaagaatattcAGCCCTCCTTTCATATTGAGTCTAAGGCTGAAAAAATTAGTTCATGAAACTATAATTCCCTCAACGCATCCAAGTTTCGGTTCAACCCCTCAAAAGTAGGGCTGAAATATAGCCCAAACTTatccatgag includes these proteins:
- the LOC132611269 gene encoding probable methyltransferase PMT3; the encoded protein is MMRGRSDGAQKKRLLTSVAVVAAFVVVLYLYFGSKNNGESALEYGSRSLRKLGSSYLGGDDDSDLSSKQDEKFGLEDGEDGIVPKSFPVCDDRHSELIPCLDRHLIYQMRLKLDLTLMEHYERHCPLPERRYNCLIPPPAGYKVPIKWPKSRDEVWKANIPHTHLAHEKSDQNWMVEKGEKIIFPGGGTHFHYGADKYIASIANMLNFPNNNLNNGGRVRTVFDVGCGVASFGGYLLSSDIITMSLAPNDVHQNQIQFALERGIPAYLGVLGTKRLPYPSRSFEFAHCSRCRIDWLQRDGILLLELDRVLRPGGYFAYSSPEAYAQDEEDLRIWREMSALVERMCWKIAEKRNQTVIWVKPLNNDCYNERPAGTQPPLCRSDDDPDAVWGVNMEPCITPYSDHDHKVSGSGLAPWPARLTTPPPRLADFGYSNEMFEKDMELWQRRVEHYWNLLSPKISSDTLRNIMDMKANLGSFAGALKDKDVWVMNVVPKDGPNTLKIVYDRGLIGTTHDWCEAFSTYPRTYDLLHAWNVFSDIEKKGCSGEDLLLEIDRIVRPSGFVIFRDKQHVIDFVKKYLSPLHWEAVADPTTDQDQEGDELVFIIQKKLWLTSESIRDIE